The sequence TGGAATTTGGCAGCATTCCCAACCACTAACTTCGTCGGGCATTTCTTTTTGAATAAATTTCCCCAAAAAACTTTTATTACAACATTCCTTTCGGGTGCTACCATTCGTGGTTTCGCTAGtattattttgcatttttgatGGGCGAGACAACATATGTAACACATGAAGTAAATGGTCTGGTTGTTGAGGCGCAATGCCATCAATTATTTCGGGATACTTATTTGGGAAACGATCATCGAATGTAGATTTCACCATCTTTATCAAGTTTGGTTCTGTAGGATACTTAGTCATTTCATGTAACACGGTGAGGACAAAATAAGGTAGTTGGTTTTCTAGTAATAACATGTCTCGACATACTTGTAACATCATCCATTCCCTGTTGATGATTTCGTCTTCTTCTCTTGGCTTCCTTCCACAACGCTCTCGAATAAACTCAACTATAAAACAGCCATCAAGCAACAACATTTGTGAAAATTTGACAACAATGTCACTGTCAAGGTTATCATCGTAACACTTTAGTGCTTCATCTTTTAATTTCTCAATTTCACTAATGCAACTTTTCACATCAATCTCATTTTTCCGTTTGAGAAACCGTTGTAGGTACAacattttgtatttttccattgaGCCAAGTTGAGGAATTTTGTTATGGTAAGGACCAATGGAGATCACCTTTGGGGTATAAGCATCTGGATTTGATTCACGTAACGCAACATTTACTTTGAATATGGTAGTGGATTTGATAGACGAATTTTCCATGTTCTTAACTCTTTCTTCAAAGATTTGATTTGCAGATTTATTGGTATTGAAATGCAACCTCGCCATCTGTAATTAACGGAAAAGAGTTGATGGTTTTTCCTTTTCGTTTTGAGAAACTAACAGGACTTTTATGCTGAAttccaatttttttatttttgttgtagtaatatttataTAGTACTTATTATTTTCTATAAATTTCTAATAAATAATTATCGGGAAGGAATAGAAAAATGAATAGTGAATCGTAATGAAGTTTCAAACATCATTAGTGGAAACCAAAAGagtaaaaggaaaataaaacaatTGAATCTTAATAAAGAAGCTTGATCAAACTTGACGTTTTATTATTTTTGCTTTTAATGACttaatgtatatattaaaaaaaatataattattaacaAGTGACTATTCATGCTTGTGAGGGAAAAACAAGTGATGCACGCGTGACTATTCATGCTTGCTACCTTGTTTCCTTTTGTAAAAAAaacagtaaataaataaataaataaaatgaaggTTTGtgttgagaaagagagacctcgTCTTCTATTACTTGACGAATTCGGTGATCTGTTGGGGTAATCTCAATAGAGTGTGCCATCCCTCTTTAATACTTTCTTGAACTGTAATTCCTACAAGCAACAGATATCGTTttaaaatggcatggcatcaaaattattattattattattattaatccaATTAAAATAGCAATAGTACACCTTGTGTTTAGCATAATGAACAAATAAAAAGGGCAATCCCGTACAATAAGCACGCTATGTGCGTAGTCCCGGAAGGGTCCGACCATATTGGATTTACTATACGCAGCCTTATCTAGCCTTTCTACGAAAGGCCATTGTTTGTTTTACATAGAATAACAATGTAGAAGTTAATTACCTCTTTGGTTTGACTATTTATATAGTCAAAATGGACTGATTGGAGTGATACTTGAGCTGATTTTCTTCTAATTAATAAGTTCTTCTCTGCTTGACTATTCTGAAGGATATGAGAGAGGAGGGGGTGCTGGAAATATAGGGGAAGAGGAATGGATTTAAATGTAAAATACAAAAGTCAATGAGAAAATGATGTCGAAACTGAAAAGATTTTAGTACTATATATAGATTAGGGCTTACCTATATTACTAACGTGAAATAACGTCAATTTGAGAAATATGTCATAGAATAAATAAAGCTACAAGTATCATAGAATAAAGTGTAATGACATTAAAAATGTAAGAAAAGTATCATAGAATAAAGTTGTAACCAGTTAGGTTTCAAGCTACCATTTAATATTATTCTTGGATTTCATATCAAGTTCAGTTCAGCAGAAGAACAATAAAGTTTTCCTTCTTTATAAAAGGCTTATAAAATACCTCTCGTGTTTGGTATTGTATGTATCTTCCAAAACCAGACAGACAGTAAGTCTACTTTAGTAAGCTTGAGGCTAAAGACTAACGATACATCAAATTTTCTTGTAAATGAATTAGTACGTAGCATGCGTTGGAATACCAGAAAGGTattcttctgcacattttttgcaTCTCATTTTGATGGTAACcaccactactagaaatccggaaaaaagcgatcaaaatttagcgaccaaagttggtctgtgggaaaaagcgaccaaagttggtcgctaaactagcaaaagtaataaaataaataaaagaaacaaaatagcgaccaaggttggtcgctacttgGTCGCTATATTAGTCAAAATGTTGACTGGACTGGTCAAACTTTCTTGGTCAAACATTTACTGAGATTagtgaccaatgttggtcgctaaagtgggacccacctacaaaattttaataattatattattaatttaaatattatatgaaatataattaaatttgatttaaatataacgaccaactttggtcgctaaactaaattcttgaataaatggcgaccaaagttggtctctattcaggtcaacaatggtcaaaattaaaaatcacttttgtatttactatctaaataatataaatgtaagccgttaatacttttgtaatacaagggatgaatagtactacgaatcgtgcgtctctctctctctctctctctctctctctctctctctatatatatatatagaagggttttccacataaagtgtgtgtgtgtgtgtgtgtgtgtgtgtgtgtgtgtgtattcaatctgtagccttttcttttcaaaattaatgtGTTGTCTTTTATTTAAAAGTAGTCTTGGGATTTACAAAAACTTCCTGAAGAAGTCTTGAAAGTACCTGTATGTGCTAGTACTATGCTAATTGACTGCAGGTACGTCCTGGACAGGTTAGGTAAATATATATAGCTTAATTGACTGCAGGTACGTCCTGGACAGGTtaggtaaatatatatatatacttacgctatattatgcactgagtataagtctattagctaatattatatcgaatataacttatatatattgtaagcacgtgatttttgcccaata is a genomic window of Nicotiana tabacum cultivar K326 chromosome 16, ASM71507v2, whole genome shotgun sequence containing:
- the LOC107761596 gene encoding UPF0481 protein At3g47200-like; translated protein: MAHSIEITPTDHRIRQVIEDEMARLHFNTNKSANQIFEERVKNMENSSIKSTTIFKVNVALRESNPDAYTPKVISIGPYHNKIPQLGSMEKYKMLYLQRFLKRKNEIDVKSCISEIEKLKDEALKCYDDNLDSDIVVKFSQMLLLDGCFIVEFIRERCGRKPREEDEIINREWMMLQVCRDMLLLENQLPYFVLTVLHEMTKYPTEPNLIKMVKSTFDDRFPNKYPEIIDGIAPQQPDHLLHVLHMLSRPSKMQNNTSETTNGSTRKECCNKSFLGKFIQKEMPDEVSGWECCQIPSATELYEAGVNFKKIGALGEDIKDKTTLFDIEFKHGLFEIPCFAVEDTLEPFLRNMIAYEQHSSRLHLKYYTDYGWIMSQLIVSHKDVNLLRQNGIIFNEIGDDKQVATIFNKLTQGVTTSIDFYCSEECSKIIQHCENPWNQMMAKLRHNYFQSPWAGASTVAAIVLLLLTVTQTVLSLISALK